Proteins encoded in a region of the Syngnathus typhle isolate RoL2023-S1 ecotype Sweden linkage group LG20, RoL_Styp_1.0, whole genome shotgun sequence genome:
- the lg20h6orf47 gene encoding uncharacterized protein C6orf47 homolog produces MTAVVGRAWGWLRSWGRGAASDKTRSDQDELNKRSGSGSGSKEPNCPGDDEYWEAQEKPMEIEDARAGKQEMEATVEPVPRWWNTFLPKSFLPWGRKTQPSGPKQNLRHIKSGERDIDGGDFSDYGTPPPSPTPPGSGLASPFRLFAHSWNVELFPEHYEICFNFLRHLFDLFAVGFLWIVSPPVKLILEILGIQGPLRLWLHGMAMFFVSTVGMAGLLWLIQEHLPEFALIYGIVQALVISVSLKKSVLLGLEDEQPRVEEESTEAERSDGEQKELLCASDKKKTS; encoded by the coding sequence ATGACAGCTGTGGTCGGAAGAGCATGGGGATGGCTGCGTTCCTGGGGTAGGGGTGCAGCGTCAGACAAAACTAGGTCGGATCAAGATGAGCTCAACAAGCGCTCTGGTTCTGGCTCCGGCTCGAAAGAGCCCAATTGTCCAGGAGACGACGAGTACTGGGAAGCTCAGGAGAAACCTATGGAAATTGAAGATGCGCGTGCAGGAAAACAAGAGATGGAGGCAACAGTTGAACCTGTTCCAAGATGGTGGAATACGTTTCTTCCAAAGTCTTTTCTTCCGTGGGGAAGGAAAACACAGCCGAGCGGACCGAAGCAGAATTTGCGTCACATCAAGAGCGGCGAGCGGGATATCGACGGGGGGGACTTTTCAGACTACGGAACTCCTCCTCCGTCCCCGACTCCCCCCGGTTCTGGGCTAGCGTCGCCCTTTCGTCTCTTTGCGCACAGCTGGAATGTGGAACTGTTTCCTGAGCATTATGAGATCTGCTTCAACTTCCTGCGCCACCTGTTTGACCTGTTTGCGGTGGGCTTCCTGTGGATTGTGTCGCCTCCCGTCAAGCTGATCTTGGAAATTTTGGGCATCCAGGGACCACTGAGGCTTTGGCTCCATGGCATGGCCATGTTTTTTGTCTCCACAGTGGGAATGGCTGGACTCCTGTGGCTCATCCAGGAGCATCTCCCAGAGTTTGCTTTGATCTACGGTATCGTGCAAGCTTTGGTGATCTCCGTCAGCTTGAAAAAGAGCGTGCTTCTCGGATTGGAAGATGAACAGCCGCGAGTGGAAGAGGAGAGCACGGAAGCTGAGAGGAGCGACGGAGAGCAGAAAGAATTGCTTTGTGCAAGTGACAAAAAGAAGACGAGCTAA
- the ppp1r11 gene encoding E3 ubiquitin-protein ligase PPP1R11 — MAEVPGTSSETITETVQTSTPPPPQQEGRSLTIKLRKRKTEKKVEWSSDTVDNEHLGRRSSKCCCIYEKPRQFGESSSESEGDDDDEGCGSAHCILGHARRDHEQRGGGAPTAPPKSGRSHAH, encoded by the exons ATGGCTGAGGTTCCTGGGACGTCAAGTGAGACCATAACGGAGACTGTGCAAACCAGCACACCGCCACCGCCTCAGCAG GAGGGACGCAGTCTGACAATCAAGCTAAGGAAGAGGAAAACGGAGAAAAAGGTGGAATGGTCCAGCGACACGGTTGACAATGAGCACCTCGGGAGGAGGTCTTCAAAAT GTTGCTGTATTTACGAGAAGCCTCGACAGTTTGGCGAGTCGTCCTCCGAAAGCGAGGGAGACGATGACGACGAAGGCTGTGGCAGCGCGCACTGTATCCTGGGCCACGCACGGAGGGATCACGAACAGAGGGGGGGCGGGGCACCCACGGCGCCCCCAAAGTCTGGAAGGTCACATGCTCACTAG
- the vars2 gene encoding valine--tRNA ligase, mitochondrial isoform X1, with protein MWSLGTVRRLARRDAVRLCSCNSSNPSKSSAHFRLRVEKQKRKKERDNAIVSTQKLTDEEDLLQWSEKERILYTAQTPPGAKKDTSLPLPSSYSPDYVESSWYQWWEKEGFFRPEHHDVHELSHAVDQNFSLCIPPPNVTGTLHLGHALTVAIEDALVRWRRMQGHRVLWVPGCDHAGIATQSVVERMLLREKGKRRQDFTREEFLQEVWKWKNEKGDEIYQQLRKLGASLDWSRACFTMDQGFSQAVTEAFVRLSDAGLIYRSEALINWSCALESAISDIEVDSKELFGKTMLSVPNYEHKVEFGTMLTFAYPLDGRGGEILVSTTRPETMLGDVAVAVHPDDPRYQKFHGMQCRHPFNDRLLPIVTDTIVDMELGTGAVKVTPAHDHTDFLLSQRHALPRLTVIGGDGKMTPLCGQWLEGVKRFDARELVVKALVEKELFRGKKEHAMTLPICSRSGDVIEPLLKKQWFIRCHAMAQKAIQAVEDGQLEIIPDFYKKTWKNWLSNINDWCLSRQLWWGHQIPAYRVDFPSSTDKQEDQWVWGKNEDEARQRASLKYGVKAQDITLTPDSDVLDTWFSSALFPFAMLGWPQQVTTDLQRFYPNSMLETGSDLIFFWVARMVMLATELTGHLPFKQVLLHSLVRDKHGRKMSKSLGNVIDPLDVIHGVSLERLQQKVKEGNLEPREQAVALEAQRKDFPKGIPQCGTDALRFALCAHKMMGEDISLSIAQVLSCRHFCNKMWQTLKFTLGALGDNTRPVGNLEQVSDLGSMERWICSRLYSTVARVEQAFEEYELHTVTAALYSFWVHDLCDIYLESVKPVLLKQKEGSGGGGGGGGGKARPAASVVLYHCVSASLALLSPIMPFLSEELWQRLQPFRSRAAAQSASLCLQPYPRSSQLKHWHFPEEERDFLLVQEVIRVARFLRAQGALTKEKPPMWVVCSPSQAQILLHFGPAVWTLSRVSRFNVYCPQEAAVSCAPPPEGCLVGVVDHTCRLHLPLQSAVNTSKQVARLTRQRSKLVPKLDELLCKIQSPEYLHKVPAHIREQMERRLSAFQQELKTIEDQLEVLQMTECPTSTSSNDGDQCHTQRS; from the exons ATGTGGTCGCTAGGTACTGTTCGAAGGCTGGCAAGGAGAGATGCGGTCAGGTTGTGTTCTTGTAACTCGTCCAACCCCTCAAAGTCAAGCGCACATTTTCGTCTCcgagttgaaaaacaaaaacggaaaAAAGAGAGGGACAACGCCATAGTATCCACTCAAAAGCTT ACTGATGAAGAAGACCTTCTCCAATGGAGCGAGAAGGAGAGGATTCTCTACACTGCTCAGACGCCACCTGGGgcaaagaaag ACACAAGCTTGCCATTGCCGTCGTCATACAGCCCAGACTATGTGGAATCCAGCTGGTATCAGTGGTGGGAGAAGGAGGGATTCTTTCGCCCTGAGCACCAT GATGTTCATGAGTTATCTCACGCTGTGGATCAGAACTTCTCTCTGTGTATACCGCCACCAAATGTCACAGGGACTCTGCATCTGGGTCATGCTTTGACCGTAGCAATAGAAGATGCTTTGGTTCGATG GAGAAGGATGCAGGGCCACCGAGTACTCTGGGTCCCTGGCTGTGATCATGCCGGTATagcaacacag AGCGTGGTGGAAAGGATGCTGCTCCGGGAAAAAGGCAAGCGCAGGCAAGACTTCACTCGAGAAGAGTTTTTACAGGAGGTCTGGAAATGGAAAAACGA GAAAGGAGATGAGATATATCAGCAGCTGAGGAAACTGGGTGCGTCCTTGGACTGGAGTAGAGCCTGTTTCACCATGGATCAA GGTTTCAGTCAGGCAGTGACGGAGGCTTTTGTGCGTCTAAGTGATGCCGGTCTGATCTATCGCTCAGAGGCTCTGATCAATTGGAGCTGTGCTCTGGAGTCGGCCATCTCCGATATAGAG GTGGATTCAAAGGAACTCTTTGGGAAAACCATGCTGTCGGTGCCTAATTATGAGCACAAAGTGGAATTTGGAACCATGCTCACCTTTGCGTACCCCCTCGATGGCCGCG GTGGAGAAATCCTGGTGTCAACAACTCGTCCCGAGACCATGCTGGGAGATGTGGCCGTAGCTGTTCATCCTGACGATCCTCGATACCAG AAATTCCACGGAATGCAATGCCGCCACCCCTTCAACGACCGACTGCTGCCCATTGTCACCGATACCATTGTGGACATGGAGCTCGGGACAG GTGCGGTAAAGGTGACTCCTGCTCATGACCACACAGACTTCCTGTTGTCCCAGAGACACGCTCTGCCCCGCCTAACGGTGATTGGAGGAGATGGCAAGATGACTCCACTCTGTGGACAATGGCTGGAG GGAGTGAAGCGTTTTGATGCCAGAGAGCTGGTCGTAAAGGCTCTGGTGGAGAAAGAGCTGTTCAGAGGGAAGAAGGAGCACGCCATGACCTTACCCATTTGCAG CCGCTCGGGCGATGTGATCGAGCCTCTCCTGAAGAAACAATGGTTCATCCGCTGTCACGCAATGGCTCAAAAAGCGATCCAG GCTGTTGAGGATGGACAGTTGGAAATCATCCCTGACTTTTACAAGAAAACGTGGAAGAACTGGCTGTCCAACATCAA CGATTGGTGCCTTTCCAGGCAGCTGTGGTGGGGACATCAGATCCCCGCGTACAGGGTGGACTTTCCTTCTTCTACTGACAAACAAGAG GACCAATGGGTCTGGGGAAAGAATGAGGATGAGGCCCGTCAGAGAGCAAGCCTCAAATATGGAGTGAAAGCACAGGACATCACTTTGACTCCAG ACTCTGATGTTCTGGATACCTGGTTCTCCTCTGCGCTCTTTCCTTTCGCCATGTTGGGCTGGCCTCAACAGGTA ACCACAGATTTGCAACGCTTCTACCCAAACTCTATGCTGGAGACGGGGAGTGACCTGATCTTCTTTTGGGTGGCGAGGATGGTCATGCTGGCCACGGAGCTGACGGGCCACTTGCCTTTTAAACAA GTGCTACTTCATTCTTTGGTGAGGGATAAACACGGTCGCAAAATGAGTAAATCCTTGGGCAACGTCATCGACCCCTTGGATGTTATTCACGGAGTCTCCTTGGAG aggCTTCAGCAGAAAGTGAAAGAGGGGAACCTTGAGCCCAGGGAGCAAGCGGTGGCCTTGGAAGCTCAG AGGAAAGACTTCCCAAAGGGGATCCCTCAGTGTGGAACTGATGCTTTGAGATTTGCCCTTTGCGCTCACAAAATGATGG GAGAAGACATCAGTCTATCAATAGCGCAAGTCCTGAGCTGCAGACATTTCTGTAATAAAATGTGGCAGACGCTGAAATTCACTCTGGGAGCGCTGGGTGACAACACTCGGCCGGTGGGGAACCTGGAGCAG GTGTCGGACTTGGGCAGTATGGAGCGGTGGATCTGCTCCCGACTATACAGCACTGTGGCACGAGTGGAGCAGGCCTTTGAAGAATATGAGCTTCATACGGTCACTGCTGCTTTGTACTCCTTCTGGGTCCACGATCTGTGTGACATCTATTTG GAGAGTGTGAAACCTGTACTTCTAAAGCAAAAGGAAGggagcggtggcggcggcggcggcggcggcggcaaggcGAGACCAGCGGCAAGCGTGGTCCTCTATCACTGCGTGTCTGCGTCTCTGGCCCTCCTCTCCCCAATCATGCCGTTCCTTAGCGAGGAATTGTGGCAGAGACTCCAGCCGTTCCGAAGCCGAGCTGCAGCTCAGAGCGCCAGCCTGTGTCTTCAGCCGTACCCCCGCTCGTCTCAACTG AAACACTGGCATTTCCCAGAAGAGGAACGGGATTTCCTGCTGGTCCAGGAAGTGATCCGCGTGGCTCGCTTCCTTAGGGCTCAGGGTGCTTTGACCAAAGAAAAGCCTCCCA TGTGGGTGGTCTGTTCGCCCAGTCAGGCCCAGATTCTCCTTCACTTTGGACCTGCCGTTTGGACTTTGAGCCGAGTGTCGCGCTTCAATGTCTATTGTCCCCAAGAAGCCGCCGTCTCTTGCGCTCCCCCGCCCGAAGGCTGCCTCGTAGGTGTTGTGGACCACACGTGCCGGCTGCACCTTCCTCTGCAG AGCGCCGTGAACACGAGCAAACAAGTGGCCCGGCTCACCCGACAAAGAAGCAAACTTGTCCCGAAGCTGGATGAGCTCTTGTGCAAAATCCAATCTCCAGAATACCTTCACAAGGTCCCAGCGCACATCAGGGAGCAGATGGAGAGGAGg CTGTCAGCATTTCAGCAGGAGTTGAAGACCATTGAGGATCAGCTCGAGGTGCTGCAAATGACAGAATGTCCCACCAGCACCTCTTCCAATGATGGTGATCAGTGTCATACACAAAGGTCTTGA
- the vars2 gene encoding valine--tRNA ligase, mitochondrial isoform X2 has protein sequence MWSLGTVRRLARRDAVRLCSCNSSNPSKSSAHFRLRVEKQKRKKERDNAIVSTQKLTDEEDLLQWSEKERILYTAQTPPGAKKDTSLPLPSSYSPDYVESSWYQWWEKEGFFRPEHHDVHELSHAVDQNFSLCIPPPNVTGTLHLGHALTVAIEDALVRWRRMQGHRVLWVPGCDHAGIATQSVVERMLLREKGKRRQDFTREEFLQEVWKWKNEKGDEIYQQLRKLGASLDWSRACFTMDQGFSQAVTEAFVRLSDAGLIYRSEALINWSCALESAISDIEVDSKELFGKTMLSVPNYEHKVEFGTMLTFAYPLDGRGGEILVSTTRPETMLGDVAVAVHPDDPRYQKFHGMQCRHPFNDRLLPIVTDTIVDMELGTGAVKVTPAHDHTDFLLSQRHALPRLTVIGGDGKMTPLCGQWLEGVKRFDARELVVKALVEKELFRGKKEHAMTLPICSRSGDVIEPLLKKQWFIRCHAMAQKAIQAVEDGQLEIIPDFYKKTWKNWLSNINDWCLSRQLWWGHQIPAYRVDFPSSTDKQEDQWVWGKNEDEARQRASLKYGVKAQDITLTPDSDVLDTWFSSALFPFAMLGWPQQTTDLQRFYPNSMLETGSDLIFFWVARMVMLATELTGHLPFKQVLLHSLVRDKHGRKMSKSLGNVIDPLDVIHGVSLERLQQKVKEGNLEPREQAVALEAQRKDFPKGIPQCGTDALRFALCAHKMMGEDISLSIAQVLSCRHFCNKMWQTLKFTLGALGDNTRPVGNLEQVSDLGSMERWICSRLYSTVARVEQAFEEYELHTVTAALYSFWVHDLCDIYLESVKPVLLKQKEGSGGGGGGGGGKARPAASVVLYHCVSASLALLSPIMPFLSEELWQRLQPFRSRAAAQSASLCLQPYPRSSQLKHWHFPEEERDFLLVQEVIRVARFLRAQGALTKEKPPMWVVCSPSQAQILLHFGPAVWTLSRVSRFNVYCPQEAAVSCAPPPEGCLVGVVDHTCRLHLPLQSAVNTSKQVARLTRQRSKLVPKLDELLCKIQSPEYLHKVPAHIREQMERRLSAFQQELKTIEDQLEVLQMTECPTSTSSNDGDQCHTQRS, from the exons ATGTGGTCGCTAGGTACTGTTCGAAGGCTGGCAAGGAGAGATGCGGTCAGGTTGTGTTCTTGTAACTCGTCCAACCCCTCAAAGTCAAGCGCACATTTTCGTCTCcgagttgaaaaacaaaaacggaaaAAAGAGAGGGACAACGCCATAGTATCCACTCAAAAGCTT ACTGATGAAGAAGACCTTCTCCAATGGAGCGAGAAGGAGAGGATTCTCTACACTGCTCAGACGCCACCTGGGgcaaagaaag ACACAAGCTTGCCATTGCCGTCGTCATACAGCCCAGACTATGTGGAATCCAGCTGGTATCAGTGGTGGGAGAAGGAGGGATTCTTTCGCCCTGAGCACCAT GATGTTCATGAGTTATCTCACGCTGTGGATCAGAACTTCTCTCTGTGTATACCGCCACCAAATGTCACAGGGACTCTGCATCTGGGTCATGCTTTGACCGTAGCAATAGAAGATGCTTTGGTTCGATG GAGAAGGATGCAGGGCCACCGAGTACTCTGGGTCCCTGGCTGTGATCATGCCGGTATagcaacacag AGCGTGGTGGAAAGGATGCTGCTCCGGGAAAAAGGCAAGCGCAGGCAAGACTTCACTCGAGAAGAGTTTTTACAGGAGGTCTGGAAATGGAAAAACGA GAAAGGAGATGAGATATATCAGCAGCTGAGGAAACTGGGTGCGTCCTTGGACTGGAGTAGAGCCTGTTTCACCATGGATCAA GGTTTCAGTCAGGCAGTGACGGAGGCTTTTGTGCGTCTAAGTGATGCCGGTCTGATCTATCGCTCAGAGGCTCTGATCAATTGGAGCTGTGCTCTGGAGTCGGCCATCTCCGATATAGAG GTGGATTCAAAGGAACTCTTTGGGAAAACCATGCTGTCGGTGCCTAATTATGAGCACAAAGTGGAATTTGGAACCATGCTCACCTTTGCGTACCCCCTCGATGGCCGCG GTGGAGAAATCCTGGTGTCAACAACTCGTCCCGAGACCATGCTGGGAGATGTGGCCGTAGCTGTTCATCCTGACGATCCTCGATACCAG AAATTCCACGGAATGCAATGCCGCCACCCCTTCAACGACCGACTGCTGCCCATTGTCACCGATACCATTGTGGACATGGAGCTCGGGACAG GTGCGGTAAAGGTGACTCCTGCTCATGACCACACAGACTTCCTGTTGTCCCAGAGACACGCTCTGCCCCGCCTAACGGTGATTGGAGGAGATGGCAAGATGACTCCACTCTGTGGACAATGGCTGGAG GGAGTGAAGCGTTTTGATGCCAGAGAGCTGGTCGTAAAGGCTCTGGTGGAGAAAGAGCTGTTCAGAGGGAAGAAGGAGCACGCCATGACCTTACCCATTTGCAG CCGCTCGGGCGATGTGATCGAGCCTCTCCTGAAGAAACAATGGTTCATCCGCTGTCACGCAATGGCTCAAAAAGCGATCCAG GCTGTTGAGGATGGACAGTTGGAAATCATCCCTGACTTTTACAAGAAAACGTGGAAGAACTGGCTGTCCAACATCAA CGATTGGTGCCTTTCCAGGCAGCTGTGGTGGGGACATCAGATCCCCGCGTACAGGGTGGACTTTCCTTCTTCTACTGACAAACAAGAG GACCAATGGGTCTGGGGAAAGAATGAGGATGAGGCCCGTCAGAGAGCAAGCCTCAAATATGGAGTGAAAGCACAGGACATCACTTTGACTCCAG ACTCTGATGTTCTGGATACCTGGTTCTCCTCTGCGCTCTTTCCTTTCGCCATGTTGGGCTGGCCTCAACAG ACCACAGATTTGCAACGCTTCTACCCAAACTCTATGCTGGAGACGGGGAGTGACCTGATCTTCTTTTGGGTGGCGAGGATGGTCATGCTGGCCACGGAGCTGACGGGCCACTTGCCTTTTAAACAA GTGCTACTTCATTCTTTGGTGAGGGATAAACACGGTCGCAAAATGAGTAAATCCTTGGGCAACGTCATCGACCCCTTGGATGTTATTCACGGAGTCTCCTTGGAG aggCTTCAGCAGAAAGTGAAAGAGGGGAACCTTGAGCCCAGGGAGCAAGCGGTGGCCTTGGAAGCTCAG AGGAAAGACTTCCCAAAGGGGATCCCTCAGTGTGGAACTGATGCTTTGAGATTTGCCCTTTGCGCTCACAAAATGATGG GAGAAGACATCAGTCTATCAATAGCGCAAGTCCTGAGCTGCAGACATTTCTGTAATAAAATGTGGCAGACGCTGAAATTCACTCTGGGAGCGCTGGGTGACAACACTCGGCCGGTGGGGAACCTGGAGCAG GTGTCGGACTTGGGCAGTATGGAGCGGTGGATCTGCTCCCGACTATACAGCACTGTGGCACGAGTGGAGCAGGCCTTTGAAGAATATGAGCTTCATACGGTCACTGCTGCTTTGTACTCCTTCTGGGTCCACGATCTGTGTGACATCTATTTG GAGAGTGTGAAACCTGTACTTCTAAAGCAAAAGGAAGggagcggtggcggcggcggcggcggcggcggcaaggcGAGACCAGCGGCAAGCGTGGTCCTCTATCACTGCGTGTCTGCGTCTCTGGCCCTCCTCTCCCCAATCATGCCGTTCCTTAGCGAGGAATTGTGGCAGAGACTCCAGCCGTTCCGAAGCCGAGCTGCAGCTCAGAGCGCCAGCCTGTGTCTTCAGCCGTACCCCCGCTCGTCTCAACTG AAACACTGGCATTTCCCAGAAGAGGAACGGGATTTCCTGCTGGTCCAGGAAGTGATCCGCGTGGCTCGCTTCCTTAGGGCTCAGGGTGCTTTGACCAAAGAAAAGCCTCCCA TGTGGGTGGTCTGTTCGCCCAGTCAGGCCCAGATTCTCCTTCACTTTGGACCTGCCGTTTGGACTTTGAGCCGAGTGTCGCGCTTCAATGTCTATTGTCCCCAAGAAGCCGCCGTCTCTTGCGCTCCCCCGCCCGAAGGCTGCCTCGTAGGTGTTGTGGACCACACGTGCCGGCTGCACCTTCCTCTGCAG AGCGCCGTGAACACGAGCAAACAAGTGGCCCGGCTCACCCGACAAAGAAGCAAACTTGTCCCGAAGCTGGATGAGCTCTTGTGCAAAATCCAATCTCCAGAATACCTTCACAAGGTCCCAGCGCACATCAGGGAGCAGATGGAGAGGAGg CTGTCAGCATTTCAGCAGGAGTTGAAGACCATTGAGGATCAGCTCGAGGTGCTGCAAATGACAGAATGTCCCACCAGCACCTCTTCCAATGATGGTGATCAGTGTCATACACAAAGGTCTTGA